A region of Anolis sagrei isolate rAnoSag1 chromosome 2, rAnoSag1.mat, whole genome shotgun sequence DNA encodes the following proteins:
- the LRRC70 gene encoding leucine-rich repeat-containing protein 70 — protein MTGRVKALDMCQLHHLRSTRHILKCLLLLLIQKDILCCPSVCQHCKGRQADCRYSGLSSIPSNFPQNTVFLYLSGNNISRICPNEPIGLHEVAVLHLDNSGILYVCPKAFAECKKLWFLHLNNNQIKHLDLGTFEGLSNLHSLHLHNNEIAFFPKGLFKDLTSVQYLMLQSNRLRILGSDAFLGMISLRILNLDNNKISQISHAAFHHLNNLTCLFLGSNSLTHVPSSAFLALRNLERLSLSFNPIEAIPPFAFKGLAKLEFLSLKSANIKTIHANGFSGLKNLKKLILSNNNLENINSKTFASLDNVMFLQLDRNKIISIADDTFEKMGSSLKILNLAFNNLTSLQAEVLKPLVSLTHLQANSNPWNCSCRLLGLIKWLASSSSSPKLHCQHPSNLHGRHVSYAKWSLFTTCFSTTPKTEIFNNIEMAGIHHSTTSVFMAWHKNLASKKAYEHLGVDTNTVTLWAELPATSASQKLYEEISNDTQEQTASVFKAQIATQKIPVSLTVEENNVFPLEAVSISIKTSLICAQEVEKLNHSFDILLTFFVLACAMIIFLMYKIIQFRQKLKAPKNSDSGIEYYSFYQGGSYTITNSIQHVPSNSLGSPDLDYAQLSKPTALESQAQVILFEHSAL, from the coding sequence ATGACTGGGAGAGTTAAAGCCTTGGATATGTGTCAGCTTCACCACCTTAGGTCAACCCGACATATTCTTAAGTGCCTGCTTCTGTTGCTGATCCAGAAGGATATACTGTGCTGTCCCTCTGTTTGCCAGCATTGTAAAGGCAGACAAGCCGACTGCCGTTATTCAGGCCTTTCATCTATTCCAAGCAATTTCccacaaaatactgtatttttatatttgagTGGGAATAATATATCACGCATATGTCCAAATGAACCAATAGGCCTGCATGAAGTTGCTGTGCTACACTTGGATAATTCTGGCATTTTATATGTGTGCCCAAAGGCATTTGCTGAGTGTAAGAAATTGTGGTTCCTACATTTGAATAATAATCAGATAAAACACTTGGATCTTGGAACATTTGAAGGACTTTCAAATCTTCATTCTTTGCACCTGCATAATAATGAAATTGCTTTTTTCCCTAAAGGATTATTTAAGGATCTCACTTCAGTTCAGTATCTCATGCTTCAAAGCAATCGTCTTCGCATTCTTGGTAGTGACGCTTTTTTAGGAATGATTAGTCTTCGGATTCTTAACCTAGACAACAATAAGATTTCACAAATATCACACGCAGCATTTCATCACCTCAACAACCTGACATGTTTGTTCCTAGGGAGTAACAGTTTAACACATGTGCCATCGAGTGCATTTTTAGCACTGAGAAATCTTGAAAGACTTTCATTGTCATTTAACCCTATTGAAGCCATACCTCCCTTTGCATTTAAAGGACTTGCCAAGCTTGAATTTCTTTCCTTAAAAAGTGCAAACATAAAAACTATTCATGCAAATGGTTTTTCTGGGCTAAAGAATCTTAAAAAGTTAATCTTGAGCAATAATAATTTAGAAAATATAAATTCCAAAACTTTTGCATCTTTAGACAATGTAATGTTTCTGCAGCTTGACAGAAACAAAATAATCAGTATTGCAGATGATACATTTGAAAAAATGGGATCTTCCTTGAAGATACTGAATCTAGCATTCAATAATCTGACGTCCTTACAGGCTGAAGTGCTTAAGCCTTTGGTATCTTTAACTCACTTACAGGCAAATTCCAATCCATGGAATTGTAGCTGCAGATTACTTGGGCTAATTAAATGGTTAGCATCTTCTTCCAGCTCTCCAAAACTTCATTGTCAACATCCTTCCAATTTGCATGGAAGACATGTGAGTTATGCCAAATGGAGCTTGTTTACAACCTGTTTCAGCACTACCCCAAAGACTGAAATATTCAACAACATTGAGATGGCAGGAATTCATCATAGTACCACTTCAGTATTTATGGCGTGGCATAAAAATCTGGCAAGCAAGAAAGCTTATGAACATTTAGGTGTGGACACAAATACAGTGACTTTATGGGCAGAGTTGCCTGCCACATCTGCTAGTCAGAAGCTTTATGAAGAGATTTCCAATGATACACAGGAACAGACTGCTTCAGTGTTTAAAGCACAGATAGCAACGCAGAAGATACCAGTTAGTTTGACCGTGGAAGAAAACAATGTATTCCCTCTAGAAGCTGTTTCTATATCCATTAAAACATCTCTAATATGTGCACAAGAAGTAGAAAAACTGAATCACTCTTTTGACATTTTgttaactttttttgttttggccTGTGCTATGATTATCTTTTTGATGTACAAAATCATTCAATTTAGACAGAAGCTCAAAGCACCAAAGAACTCTGACAGTGGAATAGAATACTATAGCTTTTATCAAGGGGGTAGCTACACCATAACTAATTCAATCCAGCATGTCCCCTCCAATTCACTGGGAAGTCCAGATCTGGACTATGCTCAGCTTTCTAAACCAACAGCACTTGAAAGTCAAGCACAGGTAATCTTATTTGAACATTCAGCATTATAA